From Betaproteobacteria bacterium, one genomic window encodes:
- a CDS encoding chromate resistance protein encodes MLQGRFHGHHCARHFRRNRFSPLLIDVRREAAFNADSVIAASAIWRGPFAVSDWIKFMPRHRDLVVYCVHGHEISKNTCAALRSAGLSARYLEGGIEAWNQSGGPTIRKDAAPGIPSAANCPSKWITRARPKIDRIACPWLIRRFIDPLAEFIYVPADEVLACAQQQSAIPYDVPDVQFSHRGDRCSFDALIEDFQINDPALAALAVIVRGADTGKPELTPQSAGLLAISLGLSALHADDHQMLEEGMNVYDALYAWLKTSRAEVHNADLFKKP; translated from the coding sequence ATTCTTCAAGGACGATTTCATGGACACCATTGCGCCCGGCATTTCCGCCGTAATAGATTTTCGCCATTGTTGATCGATGTGCGCCGCGAGGCTGCGTTCAACGCAGACTCGGTCATCGCGGCATCCGCGATCTGGCGCGGTCCATTTGCCGTGTCGGACTGGATCAAATTCATGCCGCGCCATCGCGATCTCGTGGTGTATTGCGTGCATGGTCACGAGATCAGCAAAAACACCTGCGCGGCTTTGCGCAGCGCAGGATTGAGCGCACGCTATCTCGAAGGTGGCATTGAAGCCTGGAATCAATCTGGCGGACCGACGATCCGGAAGGACGCGGCGCCCGGGATTCCATCCGCCGCTAACTGCCCCTCAAAATGGATCACGCGCGCGCGCCCCAAGATTGACCGCATTGCCTGTCCGTGGCTGATCCGCCGGTTCATCGATCCGTTGGCCGAATTCATCTATGTCCCCGCTGACGAAGTGCTGGCCTGCGCGCAACAACAAAGCGCGATTCCCTATGACGTGCCAGATGTACAGTTTTCGCATCGCGGCGATCGTTGCAGCTTTGACGCGTTGATCGAAGACTTCCAGATTAATGATCCGGCGCTTGCTGCCCTTGCCGTTATCGTGCGCGGCGCCGATACGGGAAAGCCTGAACTCACGCCGCAATCCGCCGGACTGCTGGCGATTTCGCTGGGCTTGTCCGCGCTTCACGCCGATGATCACCAGATGCTCGAAGAAGGCATGAACGTTTACGACGCGCTTTATGCCTGGCTCAAGACTTCACGAGCCGAAGTGCATAATGCCGACCTGTTCAAGAAACCATGA
- the chrA gene encoding chromate efflux transporter has product MTMRGTISFAEALNFWFKLGFISFGGPAGQIAIMHRELVERKRWISEKRFLHALNYCMLLPGPEAQQLATYIGWLMHGTWGGIVAGGLFVLPSMFILIVLSWIYTAIGTVPVVAGLLYGIKPAVTAIVLFAAWRIGGRTLKSPSLIAIAVMAFAAIFLFNVPFPAIVLAAACAGAIGGKWLPKQFSGGGHAKSGIQDTDAIIDDHTPTPPHAKFKWSRFAAYLLIGAALWLAAMAALAAHSGVDGALAQMGWFFSKAALLTFGGAYAVLPYVYQGAVEGFQWLTPQQMIDGLALGETTPGPLIMVVAFVGYIGGWTKAVLGPDSLFLGGALAAAVVTYFTFLPSFLFILLGGPLVETTHGQLKFTAPLTAITAAVVGVIVNLGLFFAWKVWWPHATSLAPFGGGFEWFSMVLTLLATIALLRNVAGIIPIIFVCGAAGIAKTLLGF; this is encoded by the coding sequence ATGACCATGCGCGGAACGATCTCTTTCGCTGAAGCGCTGAATTTCTGGTTCAAACTCGGCTTCATCAGCTTCGGCGGGCCGGCCGGACAGATCGCCATCATGCATCGCGAACTGGTTGAACGTAAGCGATGGATTTCCGAGAAACGCTTTCTGCATGCGCTCAATTACTGCATGCTGCTGCCCGGTCCCGAGGCACAGCAATTGGCGACATACATCGGCTGGCTGATGCACGGCACCTGGGGCGGCATCGTCGCGGGCGGGCTATTCGTCCTGCCATCGATGTTCATCCTGATCGTGCTGTCGTGGATTTATACCGCCATTGGCACCGTGCCAGTTGTCGCCGGCCTGTTATATGGTATCAAACCCGCGGTCACGGCCATTGTCCTGTTCGCCGCGTGGCGCATAGGCGGGCGAACGCTGAAGAGCCCGTCCCTGATTGCGATTGCCGTGATGGCGTTCGCGGCGATATTTCTTTTCAATGTCCCCTTCCCTGCCATCGTCCTCGCCGCAGCATGCGCCGGCGCAATCGGTGGCAAGTGGCTGCCCAAACAATTTTCCGGCGGCGGTCATGCAAAGAGCGGCATCCAGGATACTGACGCCATCATCGACGATCACACGCCAACCCCGCCCCACGCGAAATTCAAATGGTCGCGATTTGCCGCCTATTTATTGATAGGCGCGGCACTGTGGTTGGCTGCGATGGCCGCGCTGGCCGCCCATAGCGGCGTCGATGGCGCGCTGGCGCAGATGGGCTGGTTTTTCAGCAAAGCCGCCCTGCTCACTTTTGGCGGCGCTTACGCGGTGCTGCCCTATGTCTACCAAGGCGCCGTGGAGGGCTTTCAATGGTTGACCCCGCAGCAAATGATCGACGGTCTGGCGTTGGGAGAGACCACGCCCGGCCCGTTGATCATGGTGGTCGCCTTTGTCGGCTACATCGGCGGCTGGACGAAAGCGGTGCTCGGGCCCGACTCGCTGTTTCTCGGCGGCGCGTTGGCTGCCGCGGTCGTCACCTACTTTACGTTCTTGCCCTCATTCCTGTTCATTCTGCTCGGCGGACCACTGGTGGAGACCACGCATGGTCAACTGAAATTCACCGCGCCGCTAACGGCGATTACCGCCGCGGTGGTCGGTGTAATCGTCAATCTGGGATTGTTCTTCGCGTGGAAGGTCTGGTGGCCACACGCGACCTCGCTGGCGCCATTCGGCGGCGGATTCGAATGGTTTTCCATGGTTCTGACGCTGCTCGCGACAATTGCGCTATTACGCAACGTGGCCGGCATCATTCCGATTATCTTTGTGTGCGGCGCGGCGGGGATTGCGAAAACGCTGCTTGGATTTTGA